In Cucurbita pepo subsp. pepo cultivar mu-cu-16 chromosome LG04, ASM280686v2, whole genome shotgun sequence, the following are encoded in one genomic region:
- the LOC111793377 gene encoding uncharacterized protein LOC111793377, with translation MVKLVEFCGSSVTLKCQLPGGDLETLITVRSDEDLANIVEEYDRASSSLLHPLKIRAILAPPKSLKKVSPPSSVYFNLPNSPCYSADSLPSSPQYAINDRISSPSYRYIRRIPSPPTKYFVGQRNCHGRNCCHGSPRSLYSCAHWH, from the coding sequence ATGGTGAAGCTTGTAGAATTCTGTGGTTCTTCCGTTACGTTGAAGTGCCAATTGCCAGGCGGAGACTTGGAAACGTTGATTACCGTTAGATCCGACGAGGATTTGGCCAATATCGTCGAGGAATACGATCGTGCTTCTTCGTCGTTGTTGCATCCTCTTAAAATCAGAGCCATTCTTGCGCCTCCAAAATCTCTGAAAAAAGTTTCTCCTCCGTCGAGCGTGTACTTCAATCTTCCTAATTCTCCCTGCTACAGCGCGGATTCGCTTCCGAGCTCGCCACAATACGCAATCAACGATCGGATCTCTTCTCCTTCGTACAGATACATCCGTCGGATCCCCTCGCCTCCAACTAAATACTTCGTCGGACAGCGTAATTGCCATGGAAGAAATTGTTGCCATGGGAGCCCTAGGTCTCTGTACTCATGCGCTCACTGGCACTGA